One window from the genome of Bacteroidota bacterium encodes:
- a CDS encoding cytochrome-c peroxidase codes for MKFSLLTLGLAAVFLTSCGNDSEKKKDPVKDPVSSSDKKWKELKTSANTFFAVLPEESVNPDNPTSAEKVALGQALYFDNRLSKDQTQSCNTCHDLNNFGVDSEPVSDGDDGKSKGTRNSPTTLNAAFHFAQFWDGRAKDVEEQAGMPVTNPVEMNIPSEDFLVKRLKKVDFYKEMFAAAYPDDKDPITYDNIKKAIGVFERELITPSKFDKYLAGDDKALNDAEKEGLKTFIDQGCIACHSGPVLGGAMMQKFPVFGKYEDYLSGTVDMGKYEETKNDMDKFMFKVPSLRNIEKTGPYMHDGSMSDLSEVVKMMGKAELGKDISDEQAKSIVTFMNTLTGDVDAKYKTAPAVLSES; via the coding sequence ATGAAATTTTCCTTATTAACTCTAGGGCTGGCAGCAGTATTTTTAACGAGCTGCGGAAACGATTCTGAGAAGAAAAAAGATCCTGTAAAAGACCCTGTTTCTTCTTCCGATAAAAAATGGAAAGAATTAAAAACCAGCGCAAATACTTTTTTTGCGGTTCTTCCGGAAGAATCGGTAAACCCGGATAATCCAACATCTGCCGAAAAAGTAGCTTTGGGACAAGCCTTGTACTTCGACAACAGACTATCGAAAGACCAGACACAAAGCTGTAATACCTGCCACGATTTAAACAATTTTGGTGTTGACAGCGAACCTGTTTCCGATGGAGATGACGGAAAGTCGAAAGGAACCAGAAACTCTCCTACAACATTAAACGCCGCTTTCCATTTTGCCCAATTCTGGGATGGCAGAGCCAAGGATGTTGAGGAACAGGCCGGAATGCCGGTTACAAATCCTGTTGAAATGAATATTCCATCAGAAGATTTTTTGGTAAAAAGACTGAAAAAAGTAGATTTCTATAAAGAGATGTTTGCAGCGGCTTATCCCGATGATAAAGATCCTATTACTTATGACAACATCAAAAAGGCAATTGGTGTATTTGAAAGAGAATTGATTACACCTTCTAAATTCGACAAATACCTTGCAGGAGATGATAAAGCTCTTAACGACGCAGAAAAAGAAGGTTTAAAAACATTTATCGACCAGGGTTGTATAGCATGTCATTCAGGTCCTGTACTGGGAGGAGCTATGATGCAGAAATTCCCGGTATTTGGAAAATACGAAGATTATTTGAGCGGCACAGTTGACATGGGTAAATATGAGGAAACTAAAAACGATATGGACAAGTTTATGTTCAAAGTTCCTTCATTGAGAAACATTGAAAAAACCGGGCCTTACATGCACGACGGAAGTATGTCAGACCTGTCTGAAGTTGTTAAGATGATGGGGAAAGCCGAATTGGGTAAAGATATTTCGGACGAGCAGGCAAAAAGCATTGTTACCTTTATG